The Streptomyces aurantiacus genome includes a region encoding these proteins:
- a CDS encoding PhoH family protein gives MTQTPTAQTPAQGQARAQFTVPAKHPMVTLLGSGDALLRVIEKAFPAADIHVRGNEISAVGDAREVALVQRLFDEMMLVLRTGQPMTEDAVERSIAMLRASENGEGDGEETPAEVLTQNILSSRGRTIRPKTLNQKRYVDAIDKHTIVFGIGPAGTGKTYLAMAKAVQALQSKQVNRIILTRPAVEAGERLGFLPGTLYEKIDPYLRPLYDALHDMLDPDSIPRLMAAGTIEVAPLAYMRGRTLNDAFIILDEAQNTSPEQMKMFLTRLGFESKIVITGDVTQVDLPSGTKSGLRQVQDILEGLDDVHFSRLTSHDVVRHKLVGRIVDAYEKYDSENGTENGTHKGARNKRK, from the coding sequence ATGACGCAGACACCCACAGCACAGACCCCCGCCCAGGGGCAGGCGCGAGCGCAGTTCACCGTCCCGGCCAAGCACCCCATGGTGACCCTGCTGGGCTCCGGAGACGCCCTCCTGCGCGTGATCGAGAAGGCCTTCCCGGCGGCCGACATCCACGTCCGGGGCAATGAGATCAGCGCCGTCGGCGACGCCCGTGAAGTGGCCCTCGTCCAGCGCCTGTTCGACGAGATGATGCTGGTGCTCCGCACCGGACAGCCGATGACGGAGGACGCTGTGGAACGGTCGATCGCCATGCTGCGGGCGAGCGAGAACGGGGAGGGCGACGGCGAGGAGACCCCGGCCGAGGTCCTGACCCAGAACATCCTGTCCTCGCGCGGACGCACCATCCGCCCCAAGACGCTCAACCAGAAGCGGTACGTCGACGCCATCGACAAGCACACCATCGTCTTCGGCATCGGTCCGGCCGGTACGGGCAAGACCTACCTCGCCATGGCCAAGGCCGTGCAGGCCCTGCAGTCGAAGCAGGTCAACCGCATCATCCTGACCCGCCCGGCGGTCGAGGCCGGAGAGCGCCTGGGCTTCCTGCCCGGCACGCTCTACGAGAAGATCGACCCGTACCTGCGCCCGCTGTACGACGCGCTGCACGACATGCTGGACCCGGACTCGATTCCGAGGCTGATGGCGGCGGGGACCATTGAGGTGGCGCCGCTGGCGTACATGCGGGGCCGTACTCTCAATGACGCCTTCATCATCCTGGACGAGGCCCAGAACACGAGCCCCGAGCAGATGAAGATGTTCCTCACCCGGCTCGGCTTCGAATCGAAGATCGTGATCACCGGTGACGTGACGCAGGTCGACCTGCCGAGCGGCACGAAGTCCGGTCTGCGTCAGGTCCAGGACATCCTGGAGGGCCTCGACGACGTCCACTTCTCCCGGCTCACGTCCCACGATGTCGTACGGCACAAGCTGGTCGGCCGTATCGTCGACGCGTACGAGAAGTACGACAGCGAGAACGGTACGGAGAACGGCACCCACAAGGGCGCCCGTAACAAACGGAAGTAG
- a CDS encoding adenosine deaminase → MPLPKAELHLHIEGTLEPELAFALAARNGIALPYADTEELRKAYEFSDLQSFLNLYYELMAVLRTEDDFADLVDAYLARAAAQGVRHAEIFFDPQAHVSRGVGIGTVVEGLGRALDRSEAAHGISTRLIMCFLRDESAESALETLESAKPYLGRIIGVGLDSAEVGHPPAKFREVYEAAAALGLRRVAHAGEEGPPAYITEALDVLGVERIDHGLRCMEDPGLVARLVRDRVPLTVCPLSNVRLRAVDVLADHPLPAMLDAGLLCTVNSDDPAYFGGYAGDNFRAVREALGLSPERLRELARNSFVASFLDDDEERRSRYIAEVEAYEFP, encoded by the coding sequence ATGCCCCTCCCCAAAGCTGAACTGCACCTCCATATCGAAGGCACTCTCGAACCCGAGCTGGCTTTCGCGCTGGCCGCCCGCAACGGGATCGCGCTGCCCTACGCCGATACGGAGGAGCTCCGCAAGGCGTACGAGTTCTCCGATCTGCAGTCGTTCCTCAACCTGTACTACGAGCTCATGGCGGTGCTCCGCACCGAGGACGACTTCGCGGACCTCGTCGACGCGTATCTCGCGCGCGCCGCCGCGCAGGGCGTGCGGCACGCGGAGATCTTCTTCGACCCCCAGGCGCACGTCTCACGGGGCGTCGGGATCGGGACCGTGGTGGAGGGGCTCGGGCGGGCGCTCGACCGGAGCGAGGCCGCGCACGGGATCTCCACCCGGCTGATCATGTGCTTCCTGCGGGACGAGTCCGCCGAGTCCGCGCTGGAGACCCTGGAGTCCGCGAAGCCGTATCTGGGCCGGATCATCGGCGTCGGACTCGACTCCGCCGAGGTCGGACACCCGCCGGCCAAGTTCCGCGAGGTGTACGAGGCCGCCGCCGCGCTCGGCCTGCGAAGGGTCGCCCACGCGGGCGAGGAGGGGCCGCCCGCGTACATCACCGAGGCGCTCGACGTGCTCGGCGTCGAGCGGATCGACCACGGGCTCCGGTGCATGGAGGACCCCGGCCTGGTGGCCCGGCTGGTGCGTGACCGGGTGCCGCTGACGGTGTGCCCCCTGTCCAACGTGCGGCTGCGGGCCGTCGACGTCCTGGCGGATCACCCGTTGCCCGCGATGCTCGACGCGGGACTGCTGTGCACGGTCAACTCGGACGACCCCGCGTACTTCGGCGGGTACGCCGGGGACAACTTCCGTGCGGTGCGGGAGGCGCTGGGACTGTCCCCGGAGCGGTTGCGCGAGCTCGCGCGGAACTCGTTCGTCGCGTCCTTCCTCGACGACGACGAGGAGCGGCGGAGCCGGTACATCGCCGAGGTGGAGGCGTACGAGTTCCCCTGA
- a CDS encoding ribonuclease Z: protein MSVRELVVLGTASQVPTRHRNHNGYLLRWDGEGILFDPGEGTQRQMLRAGVAAHDLHRICVTHFHGDHSLGLAGVIQRINLDRVPHEISAHYPRSGQRFFDRLRYATAYRETVSLTEAPADSDGVLASTASYTLEARKLSHPVESYGYRLVEPDGRRMLPERLASYGIRGADVGRIQREGALGDVVLDDVSEVRRGQRFAFVMDTRLCDGVHALAEGCDLLVIESTFLDEDVQLAVDHGHLTAGQAAEVARDAGVRHLVLTHFSQRYSEPEEFERQARAAGFEGELTVAHDLQRVPVPKRR, encoded by the coding sequence GTGTCCGTACGTGAACTGGTGGTCCTGGGCACCGCCAGCCAGGTCCCCACCCGGCACCGCAACCACAACGGCTACCTGCTGCGCTGGGACGGCGAGGGCATCCTCTTCGACCCCGGCGAGGGCACGCAGCGGCAGATGCTGCGTGCCGGGGTCGCCGCGCACGACCTGCACCGGATCTGCGTCACGCACTTCCACGGCGACCACTCCCTCGGACTCGCCGGGGTGATCCAGCGGATCAACCTCGACCGCGTGCCGCACGAGATCAGCGCGCACTACCCGCGCTCCGGGCAGCGCTTCTTCGACCGGCTGCGGTACGCGACCGCCTACCGCGAGACGGTCTCGCTCACCGAGGCGCCGGCCGACTCCGACGGCGTCCTCGCGTCCACGGCGTCGTACACGCTGGAGGCCCGCAAGCTCTCCCACCCCGTCGAGTCGTACGGCTACCGGCTCGTCGAGCCCGACGGGCGCCGGATGCTGCCCGAACGGCTCGCCTCGTACGGGATCAGGGGCGCGGACGTGGGGCGGATCCAGCGGGAGGGGGCGCTGGGGGACGTCGTGCTCGACGACGTCAGCGAGGTGCGGCGCGGACAGCGGTTCGCGTTCGTCATGGACACCCGGCTGTGCGACGGGGTCCACGCGCTCGCGGAGGGCTGCGACCTGCTCGTCATCGAGTCGACGTTCCTGGACGAGGACGTGCAACTCGCGGTCGACCACGGGCATCTGACCGCAGGTCAGGCAGCAGAAGTGGCCCGGGACGCCGGTGTGCGGCATCTCGTGCTCACCCACTTCAGCCAGCGCTACTCCGAGCCCGAGGAGTTCGAGCGGCAGGCGCGGGCCGCCGGGTTCGAGGGGGAGCTGACGGTGGCACACGATCTGCAGAGGGTGCCGGTTCCGAAGCGTCGGTGA
- a CDS encoding P-II family nitrogen regulator — protein MKLITAVIKPHRLDEVKTALQEIGVHGLTVTEASGYGRQRGHTEVYRGAEYRVDLVPKVRIEVVVEDADAEPVIEAIVKAAQTGKIGDGKVWAVPVETVVRVRTGERGPDAL, from the coding sequence ATGAAGCTCATCACCGCGGTCATCAAGCCGCACCGCCTCGACGAGGTCAAGACCGCCCTGCAGGAGATCGGCGTGCACGGCCTGACCGTCACGGAGGCCAGCGGGTACGGGCGCCAGCGCGGCCACACGGAGGTGTACCGAGGTGCCGAGTACCGCGTCGACCTCGTCCCGAAGGTCCGTATCGAGGTGGTCGTCGAGGACGCGGACGCCGAACCCGTCATCGAGGCGATCGTGAAGGCCGCGCAGACGGGGAAGATCGGCGACGGAAAGGTGTGGGCCGTGCCGGTGGAGACGGTGGTTCGGGTACGGACGGGTGAGCGCGGTCCCGACGCCCTCTGA
- a CDS encoding carbohydrate kinase family protein codes for MTASNGKGPYRQAQFDPLAELRRSDDPPWDVYLTGTVFLDIIFTGLDSAPVRGTESWARGMGSSPGGVANMATALARLGLRTSLAAAFGDDHYGEYCWDALEQGEHIDLSTSRTAPGWHSPVTVSMAYEGERTMVSHGHEPPPEEPAPDCPPRARAAVASLTPGTRAPWIAGAASKGTRIFADVGWDDTGRWDLAGLPDLRHCEAFLPNAEEAMRYTGASCPRAAAHALTGHVPLAVVTLGAEGAYAVDGRTGETAEVPAIEVEAMDPTGAGDVFVAGFVTGTLAGWPLADRLAFAGLTAALSVQEFGGSLSAPGWSEIAAWWRRVQSYAHQDPAALGRYAFLEPLLPETTRAWPLRRAVPTIGFRSSA; via the coding sequence GTGACCGCGTCCAACGGGAAGGGACCGTACCGCCAGGCCCAGTTCGACCCCCTCGCCGAACTGCGCCGCTCCGACGACCCGCCCTGGGACGTCTACCTCACCGGGACCGTCTTCCTCGACATCATCTTCACCGGACTCGACTCCGCCCCCGTCCGCGGCACCGAGTCCTGGGCCCGCGGGATGGGCTCCAGCCCCGGCGGCGTCGCGAACATGGCGACCGCGCTGGCCAGGCTGGGCCTGCGGACGTCACTCGCGGCGGCCTTCGGGGACGACCACTACGGGGAGTACTGCTGGGACGCCCTGGAGCAGGGCGAGCACATCGACCTCTCCACGTCCCGCACCGCCCCCGGCTGGCACTCCCCGGTGACGGTCTCGATGGCGTACGAGGGCGAGCGCACCATGGTGAGCCATGGACACGAGCCGCCGCCGGAGGAGCCCGCCCCCGACTGCCCGCCCCGCGCGCGGGCGGCCGTCGCGTCGCTGACGCCCGGCACGCGCGCGCCCTGGATCGCCGGCGCCGCGAGCAAGGGCACCCGGATCTTCGCCGACGTCGGCTGGGACGACACGGGACGCTGGGACCTCGCGGGACTGCCCGACCTGCGGCACTGCGAGGCCTTCCTGCCGAACGCCGAGGAGGCCATGCGGTACACGGGCGCCTCGTGCCCCCGCGCGGCCGCGCACGCGCTCACCGGACACGTGCCGCTCGCCGTCGTCACTCTCGGTGCCGAGGGCGCGTACGCCGTGGACGGCCGGACCGGCGAGACCGCGGAGGTTCCGGCCATCGAGGTCGAGGCGATGGACCCGACCGGCGCCGGGGACGTCTTCGTCGCCGGGTTCGTGACGGGCACGCTGGCCGGCTGGCCCCTCGCCGACCGCCTGGCCTTCGCGGGCCTCACCGCGGCCCTGTCGGTCCAGGAGTTCGGCGGGTCCCTGTCCGCGCCCGGCTGGTCGGAGATCGCCGCGTGGTGGCGCCGCGTGCAGTCCTACGCCCACCAGGATCCCGCCGCGCTCGGCCGGTACGCCTTCCTGGAACCCCTGCTTCCGGAAACCACCCGGGCGTGGCCCCTGAGACGGGCCGTACCGACGATCGGATTCCGCAGTTCCGCATGA
- a CDS encoding MmcQ/YjbR family DNA-binding protein: MTPRELRTLCLSLNAAVEDFPFTPQTSVFKVLGKMFALSALDARPLTVNLKCDPEDAVRLRAEYEGLIAPGYHMNKRHWNTVTVDGGLPDRVVRELVEDSYDLVVAGLPRAERLRLDRP; this comes from the coding sequence ATGACCCCGCGGGAGCTGCGGACGCTCTGCCTCTCCTTGAACGCGGCCGTCGAGGACTTCCCCTTCACCCCGCAGACCTCGGTCTTCAAGGTGCTGGGGAAGATGTTCGCGCTCAGTGCCCTGGACGCCCGCCCGCTGACGGTCAACCTGAAGTGCGACCCTGAGGACGCGGTGCGGCTGCGCGCCGAGTACGAGGGTCTGATCGCCCCCGGCTACCACATGAACAAGCGGCACTGGAACACGGTCACGGTCGACGGCGGCCTCCCGGACCGTGTCGTCCGGGAGCTCGTCGAGGACTCGTACGACCTGGTGGTGGCCGGTCTGCCGAGGGCCGAGCGGCTGCGCCTGGACCGCCCCTGA
- a CDS encoding ammonium transporter: protein MTLTAASIDTGDTAWLLAATALVLLMTPGLALFYGGMVRTKSVLNMLMMSFVSIALVTVVWLAAGYSLAFGDDAGGGLIGGLKHAGMAGLGPDSVQGTIPTLLFATFQLTFAIITAALISGAVADRARFGAWLVFVPLWVLLVYVPIAHWVWGPGGWILEDLGALDFAGGLPVEITSGASGLALCLVLGPRLGFRKDAMRPHNLPMVMLGAGLLWFGWFGFNAGSALGANGLAAAVFLNTLAAGCTGLLGWLFVEQRRDGHPTTLGAASGVVAGLVAITPSCGSVSLPGALVVGLAAGVVCSYAVGWKFRLNYDDSLDVVGVHLVGGVIGTVLIGVFATEAMTGGAEGLLYGGGFGQLGRQLVAVVAVGLYAYTVTYGVARLIDKVMGFRADEEQEQTGLDLTVHAETAYDHGVLGHGAPVSASSSLSSVVPTAQKVKPQE from the coding sequence GTGACTCTGACCGCCGCGTCCATAGACACCGGCGACACCGCCTGGCTGCTCGCAGCCACCGCGCTCGTCCTGCTGATGACTCCGGGCCTCGCCCTGTTCTACGGCGGCATGGTCCGCACGAAGAGCGTCCTCAACATGCTGATGATGAGTTTCGTGTCGATCGCCCTGGTCACGGTCGTGTGGCTGGCCGCCGGCTACTCGCTCGCGTTCGGCGACGACGCCGGCGGCGGACTCATCGGCGGGCTGAAGCACGCGGGCATGGCGGGCCTCGGGCCGGACAGCGTGCAGGGCACGATCCCGACCCTGCTCTTCGCCACCTTCCAGCTCACCTTCGCGATCATCACGGCGGCGCTGATCAGCGGGGCGGTCGCGGACCGCGCGAGGTTCGGCGCCTGGCTGGTCTTCGTCCCGCTGTGGGTCCTGCTCGTATACGTTCCGATCGCCCACTGGGTGTGGGGCCCGGGCGGCTGGATCCTGGAGGATCTGGGCGCCCTGGACTTCGCGGGCGGCCTGCCGGTCGAGATCACCTCGGGGGCGTCCGGGCTCGCGCTGTGCCTGGTCCTGGGCCCGCGGCTCGGTTTCCGGAAGGACGCGATGCGCCCGCACAACCTGCCGATGGTGATGCTGGGCGCGGGTCTGCTGTGGTTCGGCTGGTTCGGCTTCAACGCGGGCTCGGCACTCGGCGCGAACGGTCTCGCGGCCGCCGTCTTCCTCAACACCCTCGCCGCGGGATGCACCGGTCTCCTCGGCTGGCTCTTCGTGGAGCAGCGGCGCGACGGCCACCCCACCACGCTGGGCGCGGCGTCCGGAGTGGTCGCGGGCCTGGTCGCCATCACCCCCTCCTGCGGGTCGGTCTCCCTCCCGGGCGCGCTGGTCGTCGGTCTCGCCGCCGGTGTCGTCTGCTCGTACGCCGTGGGCTGGAAGTTCCGGCTGAACTACGACGACTCGCTGGACGTCGTCGGCGTCCACCTGGTCGGCGGTGTCATCGGCACCGTCCTCATCGGCGTCTTCGCCACCGAGGCCATGACCGGCGGGGCCGAGGGTCTCCTGTACGGCGGCGGCTTCGGTCAGCTCGGCAGGCAGCTGGTCGCGGTCGTGGCCGTCGGCCTGTACGCCTACACCGTCACGTACGGGGTCGCCAGGCTGATCGACAAGGTCATGGGATTCCGGGCGGACGAGGAGCAGGAGCAGACCGGCCTGGACCTTACGGTGCACGCCGAGACCGCTTACGATCACGGGGTCCTGGGCCACGGCGCCCCGGTCTCCGCTTCTTCTTCCCTTTCTTCCGTCGTCCCCACCGCACAGAAGGTCAAGCCCCAGGAATGA
- a CDS encoding cytidine deaminase, with the protein MTDSTALDPEDRKIVTLARAARARNGVPEGAAVRDDNGRTYVAGTVALPSLRLSALRTAVAMAVASGAKSLEAAAVVSEGESLGDGDLAAVRDLGGAGTPVLVAGVDGEVRERLTAG; encoded by the coding sequence ATGACCGACAGCACCGCGCTCGATCCCGAGGACCGCAAGATCGTCACCCTGGCCCGTGCCGCCCGGGCCCGCAACGGAGTGCCCGAGGGAGCGGCCGTACGCGACGACAACGGCCGTACCTACGTGGCGGGCACCGTCGCCCTGCCGTCGCTGCGGCTCAGCGCGCTGCGGACCGCGGTGGCCATGGCCGTGGCGTCCGGGGCGAAGTCGCTGGAGGCCGCGGCGGTGGTGAGCGAGGGGGAGTCCCTGGGGGACGGTGACCTCGCGGCCGTGCGGGACCTCGGCGGGGCGGGGACGCCTGTGCTGGTCGCGGGAGTGGACGGGGAAGTGCGCGAGCGGCTGACCGCGGGCTGA
- a CDS encoding histidine triad nucleotide-binding protein produces MAGEPQDDCLFCKIVGGKIPATVVRETDTTVAFRDISPQAPTHVLVIPRAHHRDAASLAAAEPEVLADVVREAGEVAAEEKLDSYRIVFNTGSGAGQTVFHAHAHVLGGRGMQWPPG; encoded by the coding sequence ATGGCAGGGGAACCGCAGGACGACTGTCTGTTCTGCAAGATCGTCGGGGGGAAGATCCCGGCGACCGTCGTCCGCGAGACCGACACGACCGTCGCCTTCCGGGACATCAGCCCGCAGGCACCCACTCATGTCCTGGTGATCCCCAGGGCCCACCACCGGGACGCCGCCTCCCTCGCCGCCGCGGAACCCGAGGTCCTCGCCGACGTCGTGCGGGAGGCCGGCGAGGTCGCCGCGGAGGAGAAGCTCGACAGCTACCGCATCGTCTTCAACACCGGCAGCGGAGCGGGCCAGACGGTCTTCCACGCGCACGCCCACGTGCTGGGCGGCCGCGGCATGCAGTGGCCCCCCGGATGA
- a CDS encoding beta-xylosidase, whose product MGSGTRRRHRWAALLGATALSVTAGGALACPASAEPQQVDFATHCVPPPIAGIPPIDGTTTARITVDNAAPKVGDTVTVTYTVVKPAASNPVDIALPADIMTPTGKVTLGGVQTGAVTVTGPKKNDPVPGKGAFPSFSMTGTFTVTTPGAITLSPGDYNIHTSYLLELDTPCTVTSPPAPVSETVTATDGGQTNNRAISLGSASGKPGDSVTVTGTNFAPGATVTLAGRAGAAQTADKAGATANAQGAFSGTLAVSDKATTGVVAYEGSAWSDDKGAGPAAYVVIDDTPLPEGSQKLNSSVKAGTLSMTQAGDTVELAAVDYGKGGFSRGSLQTVTVKDFRGGPAGWSLTGKVTDFTGPGGAKIDAGKLGWTPVCGTKAGSPSTCRPGSPGAVGSAGATLASAPNGTLTGGEFTVDARLSLNVPAFTPPGSYSGVLTLTLT is encoded by the coding sequence ATGGGTTCAGGAACCCGAAGACGCCATCGCTGGGCGGCACTTCTCGGAGCGACCGCACTCTCGGTCACCGCGGGAGGCGCACTCGCCTGCCCCGCGAGCGCGGAACCCCAGCAGGTCGACTTCGCCACGCACTGCGTACCGCCGCCCATCGCGGGCATCCCCCCGATCGACGGCACCACCACGGCCAGGATCACGGTGGACAACGCCGCGCCCAAGGTCGGCGACACCGTCACCGTCACGTACACGGTGGTCAAGCCGGCGGCGAGCAACCCGGTCGACATCGCCCTGCCCGCCGACATCATGACGCCCACCGGCAAGGTCACCCTCGGTGGCGTGCAGACCGGTGCCGTCACGGTCACGGGCCCGAAGAAGAACGACCCGGTACCAGGGAAGGGGGCCTTCCCGTCGTTCTCGATGACCGGCACCTTCACGGTCACCACACCCGGCGCGATCACCCTTTCGCCCGGCGACTACAACATCCACACCAGCTACCTCCTGGAGCTGGACACCCCGTGCACGGTCACCAGCCCGCCCGCCCCGGTCTCCGAGACGGTCACCGCGACGGACGGCGGACAGACCAACAACCGTGCCATCAGCCTCGGTTCGGCCTCCGGCAAGCCCGGTGACAGCGTGACCGTCACCGGAACGAACTTCGCACCCGGCGCCACCGTCACCCTCGCGGGGCGGGCCGGGGCCGCGCAGACGGCGGACAAGGCCGGCGCCACCGCGAACGCCCAGGGCGCCTTCAGCGGCACCCTGGCCGTCAGCGACAAGGCGACCACCGGAGTCGTGGCGTACGAGGGGAGTGCCTGGAGCGACGACAAGGGGGCGGGTCCCGCCGCCTATGTCGTCATCGACGACACGCCTCTCCCCGAAGGCAGCCAGAAACTCAACTCCTCGGTCAAAGCAGGGACGTTGTCCATGACCCAGGCCGGTGACACCGTCGAACTCGCGGCGGTCGACTACGGCAAGGGCGGGTTCTCCCGCGGCTCCCTGCAGACGGTGACCGTCAAGGACTTCCGCGGCGGACCCGCGGGCTGGTCCCTGACCGGCAAGGTCACCGACTTCACCGGTCCCGGCGGCGCGAAGATCGACGCGGGCAAGCTCGGCTGGACCCCGGTCTGCGGCACCAAGGCCGGCAGCCCGAGCACCTGCCGGCCCGGCTCGCCCGGTGCGGTCGGCAGCGCGGGAGCGACTCTGGCGTCCGCTCCCAACGGGACGCTCACCGGTGGTGAGTTCACCGTCGACGCCCGGCTCTCGCTGAACGTCCCGGCGTTCACCCCGCCCGGTTCCTACTCCGGCGTGCTGACGCTGACGCTCACCTGA
- the ybeY gene encoding rRNA maturation RNase YbeY: MSIDVNNESGTEVDEQAILDIARYALARMRIHPLSELSVIVVDAAAMEQLHIQWMDLPGPTDVMSFPMDELRPPTKDDDEPPQGLLGDIVLCPEVAERQGREAPTQHSMDEELHLLTVHGVLHLLGYDHEVPDEKAEMFGLQAAIVDGWRAEKGLTGPSPAPTVS, encoded by the coding sequence ATGTCGATCGACGTCAACAACGAGTCCGGAACCGAGGTCGACGAGCAGGCGATCCTCGACATCGCCCGCTACGCGCTCGCGCGGATGCGCATCCACCCGCTCTCCGAGCTCTCGGTGATCGTCGTGGACGCCGCAGCCATGGAGCAGCTGCACATCCAGTGGATGGACCTGCCGGGCCCGACGGACGTCATGTCGTTCCCGATGGACGAGCTGCGGCCGCCGACGAAGGACGACGACGAGCCGCCGCAGGGCCTGCTCGGCGACATCGTGCTCTGCCCGGAGGTCGCCGAGCGGCAGGGCCGGGAGGCCCCGACGCAGCACTCCATGGACGAGGAGCTCCACCTCCTCACCGTCCACGGGGTGCTGCACCTGCTCGGTTACGACCACGAGGTGCCGGACGAGAAGGCCGAGATGTTCGGTCTGCAGGCGGCCATCGTGGACGGCTGGCGTGCGGAGAAGGGCCTGACCGGCCCGTCCCCGGCTCCGACCGTCTCATGA
- a CDS encoding hemolysin family protein, whose amino-acid sequence MSPQLVLGAIALVVIAWLAACAEAGLARVSSFRAEEAVRSGRRGSAKLAQVAADPTRYLNVALLVRVTCEMAAAALVTYACLREFAETWEALAVAIGVMVLVSYVAVGVSPRTIGRQHPLNTATAAAYVLLPLARIMGPVPPLLILIGNALTPGKGFRRGPFASEAELRAMVDLAEKESLIEDEERRMVHSVFELGDTLVREVMVPRTDLVVIERHKTIRQALTLALRSGFSRVPVTGESEDDVVGIVYLKDLARKTHISRDAESELVSTAMRPAAFVPDTKNAGDLLREMQQDRNHVAVVIDEYGGTAGIVTIEDILEEIVGEITDEYDRELPPVEDLGDDRYRVTARLDIGDLGELYGFEAYDDEDVETVGGLLAKALGRVPIAGASSVVELPDGRELRLTAEASAGRRNKIVTVLVEPVGPAGSAEEEKPE is encoded by the coding sequence ATGAGCCCCCAACTCGTTCTGGGCGCCATCGCCCTGGTCGTGATCGCCTGGCTCGCCGCCTGCGCGGAGGCCGGTCTCGCCCGCGTCTCCAGCTTCCGGGCCGAGGAGGCGGTACGGTCCGGCCGCCGCGGCAGCGCCAAGCTCGCCCAGGTCGCCGCCGACCCGACCCGCTACCTGAACGTGGCACTGCTGGTGCGCGTCACCTGCGAGATGGCCGCCGCCGCACTCGTCACGTACGCCTGCCTGCGGGAGTTCGCCGAGACCTGGGAGGCGCTGGCCGTCGCCATCGGGGTGATGGTCCTCGTCTCGTACGTCGCGGTCGGGGTCTCGCCCCGCACCATCGGCCGCCAGCACCCGCTGAACACGGCCACGGCCGCCGCCTACGTGCTGCTGCCGCTGGCCCGGATCATGGGCCCCGTCCCGCCCCTGCTCATCCTCATCGGCAACGCCCTCACGCCCGGCAAGGGCTTCCGGCGCGGCCCGTTCGCCTCCGAGGCCGAGCTGCGGGCGATGGTCGACCTCGCCGAGAAGGAGTCGCTCATCGAGGACGAGGAGCGCCGGATGGTGCACTCCGTCTTCGAGTTGGGCGACACGCTGGTCCGGGAGGTCATGGTCCCGCGTACGGACCTGGTGGTCATCGAGCGCCACAAGACCATCCGGCAGGCGCTGACGCTGGCCCTGCGGTCCGGTTTCTCGCGCGTCCCCGTCACCGGGGAGAGCGAGGACGACGTCGTCGGGATCGTGTACCTGAAGGACCTGGCCCGCAAGACCCACATCAGCCGGGACGCGGAGAGCGAGCTGGTGTCCACGGCGATGCGGCCCGCCGCGTTCGTCCCGGACACGAAGAACGCCGGTGACCTGCTGCGCGAGATGCAGCAGGACCGCAACCACGTCGCCGTCGTCATCGACGAGTACGGCGGCACGGCGGGCATCGTCACCATCGAGGACATCCTCGAGGAGATCGTCGGCGAGATCACCGACGAGTACGACCGGGAGCTGCCGCCGGTGGAGGACCTCGGCGACGACCGCTACCGGGTGACGGCGCGGCTCGACATCGGGGACCTCGGAGAGCTGTACGGCTTCGAGGCGTACGACGACGAGGACGTCGAGACGGTGGGCGGACTGCTCGCGAAGGCGCTGGGGCGTGTGCCCATCGCCGGGGCCTCCTCGGTGGTCGAGCTTCCCGACGGGCGTGAACTGCGGCTGACGGCCGAGGCCTCGGCCGGCCGCCGGAACAAGATCGTCACGGTGCTGGTCGAGCCCGTCGGCCCGGCCGGTTCCGCGGAGGAGGAGAAACCGGAATGA